In a genomic window of Flavobacterium crassostreae:
- a CDS encoding acyl carrier protein: MSDIASRVKAIIVDKLGVDENEVVTEASFTNDLGADSLDTVELIMEFEKEFDIQIPDDQAENIATVGQAISYIEEAKK, from the coding sequence ATGTCAGACATTGCATCAAGAGTAAAAGCGATTATCGTAGACAAATTAGGAGTTGACGAAAACGAAGTTGTAACAGAAGCAAGCTTCACTAATGATTTAGGAGCTGACTCATTAGACACTGTTGAGCTTATTATGGAATTCGAAAAAGAATTTGACATTCAAATTCCAGACGATCAAGCAGAGAACATCGCTACTGTAGGTCAAGCTATCTCATATATTGAGGAAGCTAAAAAATAA
- a CDS encoding phosphoribosylglycinamide formyltransferase, whose product MKKILIFASGSGTNAENIIKHFQNKALANVVGVFTNNPNAGVIEKAQNLGILVQIFNKIDLNEGKVLQKIELMKPDLIVLAGFLWKFPEQIIEIFPNKVINIHPALLPKYGGKGMYGMHIHRAVVENKELETGITIHLVNEHYDQGAILFQKNIALSKQETPETVAQKIHQLEQECFPVVLEDFLKQSS is encoded by the coding sequence ATGAAAAAAATTTTGATTTTTGCTTCTGGATCGGGCACTAACGCTGAAAATATTATAAAACATTTTCAGAATAAGGCACTTGCTAATGTGGTTGGTGTTTTTACAAACAATCCTAATGCTGGAGTCATCGAAAAGGCTCAAAATTTAGGAATTTTGGTACAAATTTTTAATAAAATAGATCTAAATGAAGGTAAAGTACTACAAAAAATAGAGCTTATGAAGCCAGATTTAATCGTTTTAGCGGGTTTTTTGTGGAAATTCCCAGAGCAAATTATTGAGATATTTCCTAATAAAGTGATTAATATTCATCCAGCACTACTACCTAAGTATGGTGGTAAAGGCATGTATGGTATGCATATACACCGCGCGGTTGTAGAGAATAAGGAGCTGGAAACGGGGATAACCATTCATTTGGTGAACGAGCATTACGATCAAGGAGCAATTCTTTTTCAGAAAAACATTGCTTTGAGCAAGCAAGAAACTCCCGAAACGGTGGCGCAGAAAATCCATCAGTTGGAGCAAGAATGCTTTCCGGTAGTTTTAGAAGATTTTTTAAAACAATCTTCCTAA
- the fabF gene encoding beta-ketoacyl-ACP synthase II, which translates to MVLKRVVVTGLGALTPIGNNIQEYWNGLINGVSGAAPITYFDASKFKTQFACELKNFTIEDFLDRKEARKMDRYAQYAMVSSEEAVKDAGFNLEKLDKDRAGVIWGSGIGGLETFQIEMLNFASGDGTPKFNPFFIPKMISDIASGHISIKYGFRGPNFATVSACASSTNAIIDAFNYIRLGHADVMVTGGSEAAVTIAGMGGFNAMHALSTRNDDPKTASRPMDKDRDGFVLGEGAGALILEEYEHAMSRGAKIYCEIGGGGMSADAHHITAPHPEGLGAKNVMLNCLRDAELQPSDVDGLNMHGTSTPLGDLAESKAIEHVFGDHAYSMNLNSTKSMTGHLLGAAGAIETISSILSMQHGIVPPTINHFTDDANIDSKLNFTFNVAQKRDMNVVMSNTFGFGGHNACVLVKKLDL; encoded by the coding sequence ATGGTATTAAAACGAGTTGTAGTGACGGGTTTAGGTGCTCTTACTCCTATAGGAAATAACATTCAAGAATATTGGAACGGCCTTATTAATGGAGTTAGCGGAGCTGCTCCAATAACTTATTTTGACGCTTCAAAGTTTAAAACGCAGTTTGCCTGCGAATTAAAAAACTTTACTATTGAAGATTTCTTAGACCGAAAAGAAGCCAGAAAGATGGACCGCTATGCACAATACGCAATGGTTTCGTCTGAAGAAGCTGTAAAAGATGCAGGATTTAATCTTGAAAAACTAGATAAAGACAGAGCTGGAGTTATTTGGGGATCTGGAATTGGAGGTTTAGAAACTTTTCAAATAGAGATGCTAAATTTTGCCTCGGGTGATGGTACGCCAAAATTTAATCCGTTTTTTATCCCGAAAATGATCTCAGATATCGCTAGTGGACATATTTCTATAAAATATGGCTTTAGAGGTCCTAATTTTGCAACTGTATCTGCTTGCGCATCTTCGACCAATGCTATTATTGATGCCTTCAACTACATACGTTTAGGGCATGCAGATGTGATGGTAACTGGTGGATCAGAAGCTGCAGTAACCATTGCAGGAATGGGTGGTTTTAATGCCATGCATGCTTTGTCTACCCGAAATGACGATCCAAAAACAGCCTCAAGACCAATGGACAAAGACCGAGATGGTTTTGTTTTGGGCGAAGGAGCTGGCGCATTAATTCTCGAAGAATACGAACATGCCATGTCTCGTGGAGCCAAAATATATTGCGAGATTGGCGGTGGCGGAATGTCTGCAGATGCACACCATATTACTGCACCACACCCAGAAGGATTAGGAGCCAAAAATGTGATGTTAAACTGTTTGCGAGATGCCGAATTACAACCCTCGGACGTAGATGGACTTAATATGCACGGTACGTCTACTCCATTAGGAGATCTAGCCGAATCTAAAGCCATTGAACACGTATTTGGAGACCACGCATACAGCATGAATCTTAACTCTACAAAATCCATGACAGGCCACTTATTAGGGGCAGCTGGAGCCATAGAGACAATATCTTCTATACTTTCAATGCAACACGGTATAGTACCGCCTACCATTAATCATTTTACGGATGATGCAAACATTGACTCTAAATTAAATTTCACATTCAACGTGGCTCAAAAAAGAGACATGAATGTAGTTATGAGTAATACCTTTGGTTTTGGTGGCCATAACGCTTGTGTTTTAGTAAAAAAATTAGACTTGTAA
- the rnc gene encoding ribonuclease III, translated as MSIFKKIFSKSRSLEDGIFFDAIEKILGFSPKNLENYKKAFTHRSSNRLNNNGSPINYERLEFLGDAMLSAVIAAYLFTEAPNGDEGYLTKMRSKIVSREHLNELGKDLKLIQFIESKVPVQHFGENIHGNIFESLIGAIYQDKGYHYCEKFIYNRVIIPYVDISKLEGKVISYKSLVIEWCQKEKKIFHYDIFEDNAIDGQRLFGVKLSIDAKVIAKARATSKKKAEEKASQRAYFAFQEKMDKR; from the coding sequence ATGAGTATATTTAAAAAAATATTTTCTAAATCCCGTTCTCTAGAAGACGGGATTTTTTTTGATGCTATCGAAAAAATACTAGGGTTTTCGCCAAAAAACTTAGAAAACTATAAAAAAGCATTTACCCACCGTTCTTCCAACAGGCTCAATAACAACGGAAGCCCTATAAATTATGAACGCCTAGAGTTTTTAGGAGACGCTATGTTGAGCGCCGTAATTGCTGCTTATTTATTTACCGAAGCACCCAACGGAGACGAAGGCTACCTAACCAAGATGCGTTCCAAAATAGTGAGTCGTGAACATTTAAATGAATTAGGAAAAGATTTAAAACTAATCCAATTTATTGAAAGCAAAGTACCCGTACAGCATTTTGGTGAAAACATACACGGAAACATCTTTGAATCTTTAATTGGTGCTATCTACCAAGACAAAGGATACCACTATTGTGAAAAATTTATATACAACCGAGTTATTATACCCTATGTAGATATTTCTAAATTAGAAGGCAAAGTTATTAGCTATAAAAGTTTGGTTATAGAATGGTGCCAAAAAGAAAAAAAAATATTTCATTATGATATATTTGAAGACAATGCCATAGACGGACAGCGTTTATTTGGGGTCAAATTAAGTATTGATGCAAAAGTGATTGCAAAAGCAAGAGCTACCTCTAAAAAGAAAGCAGAAGAAAAAGCCTCCCAACGTGCTTATTTTGCATTTCAAGAAAAAATGGACAAACGATAG
- the pyk gene encoding pyruvate kinase, protein MISNKKTKIVATLGPACSSKTIIKDMIDAGVNVFRINFSHADYEGVKEKIQIIRSLNEEFGYTTAILGDLQGPKLRVGVMNEGVIVNDGDLITFTTAENLIGTAEKVFMKYQNFPNDVNPGEKILLDDGKLIFEIVSTDKISEVVARVLQGGELKSKKGVNLPNTKISLPALTEKDIADAIFAIEQKVDWIALSFVKTPQDLQDLQDLINTHSEYKIPIIAKIEMPEALENIDKIVAYCDGLMVARGDLGVELPAHEVPLVQKDLIRKAKMARIPVIVATQMMETMISSLTPTRAEVNDVANSVMDGADAVMLSGETAAGNYPVQVIQKMTQIIKAVEDSPLIQVPQNTPQIRTNRFITKTICRHAAIMADAIQAKAICTLTNSGYTAFQISAWRPSAHILVFTSNKRIVTQLSLLWGVKSYYYDKIVSTDDTVMDVNEIARQKGYVTKGDFLINLAAMPIKEKGMVNTMRVSEIE, encoded by the coding sequence ATGATTTCTAACAAAAAAACTAAAATTGTAGCCACACTCGGACCAGCATGTAGCAGCAAAACAATTATAAAAGACATGATTGACGCAGGAGTCAATGTGTTTAGAATTAATTTCTCTCATGCAGATTACGAAGGCGTTAAAGAAAAAATACAGATTATTCGGTCCCTAAACGAAGAATTTGGCTACACCACAGCAATCCTTGGAGATTTACAAGGTCCAAAACTACGTGTTGGAGTCATGAACGAAGGCGTAATTGTCAATGACGGAGACCTAATCACCTTTACCACTGCCGAAAATCTTATTGGTACTGCCGAAAAAGTATTCATGAAATACCAGAACTTTCCTAATGATGTTAATCCTGGCGAAAAAATACTATTAGATGACGGAAAACTTATCTTTGAGATTGTATCTACAGATAAAATATCCGAAGTAGTTGCTAGAGTATTACAAGGTGGCGAATTAAAATCTAAAAAAGGCGTTAATCTGCCGAATACCAAAATATCGCTTCCGGCATTGACCGAAAAAGATATTGCGGATGCTATTTTTGCTATTGAACAAAAAGTAGACTGGATTGCACTATCTTTTGTAAAAACACCACAAGACCTTCAGGACTTGCAAGATTTAATAAACACCCATTCCGAATACAAAATACCCATCATTGCCAAAATAGAAATGCCCGAAGCCTTAGAGAACATTGACAAAATTGTTGCTTACTGCGATGGTTTAATGGTTGCTCGTGGCGACTTGGGTGTAGAACTCCCTGCTCACGAAGTGCCATTGGTACAAAAAGATCTAATCCGAAAGGCAAAAATGGCTCGTATTCCGGTTATTGTGGCAACCCAAATGATGGAAACCATGATAAGTAGTCTAACACCTACAAGAGCGGAGGTAAATGATGTAGCCAACTCGGTTATGGATGGAGCTGATGCGGTCATGTTATCTGGAGAAACCGCTGCAGGTAATTATCCAGTACAGGTAATTCAAAAAATGACCCAAATTATAAAAGCCGTAGAAGATTCGCCATTGATTCAGGTTCCACAGAACACGCCTCAAATTAGAACAAATCGTTTTATTACCAAAACAATTTGTCGTCACGCAGCTATCATGGCAGATGCAATCCAAGCTAAAGCAATTTGTACCTTAACCAATAGCGGATATACCGCCTTTCAGATTTCGGCATGGAGACCCTCAGCACACATACTGGTATTTACATCCAATAAAAGAATTGTAACCCAATTGAGTTTGTTGTGGGGCGTAAAATCATATTATTATGACAAAATTGTTAGTACCGATGATACCGTAATGGATGTTAATGAAATTGCTAGACAAAAAGGATACGTTACTAAAGGCGATTTTTTGATCAATCTTGCAGCAATGCCTATTAAAGAAAAAGGAATGGTAAATACAATGCGCGTTTCTGAAATAGAATAA
- the rnhA gene encoding ribonuclease HI — MNYDVHIYTDGAAKGNPGRGGYGVVMESTQMGKTYRKEFYEGFRLTTNNRMELLAVIVGLEKLKNPNTTVLVVSDSKYVVDSVVKKWVFGWEKKKFLDRKNADLWKRLLLVYRKHHVDFQWIKGHNNHPQNERCDALAVMASMQKELSVDAFYEQQEAK, encoded by the coding sequence ATGAATTACGACGTACACATATATACCGATGGCGCAGCAAAAGGCAACCCCGGAAGAGGAGGCTATGGTGTGGTTATGGAAAGCACCCAAATGGGCAAAACGTACCGCAAAGAATTTTATGAAGGCTTTCGGCTAACCACCAACAACAGAATGGAATTGTTGGCTGTAATTGTAGGGTTAGAAAAACTCAAGAACCCCAACACTACCGTATTGGTTGTTTCGGATTCTAAATATGTGGTAGATTCGGTAGTCAAAAAATGGGTTTTTGGTTGGGAGAAAAAAAAATTTCTGGACCGAAAAAATGCAGATTTATGGAAACGTCTTTTGCTAGTTTATAGAAAACATCACGTAGATTTTCAATGGATCAAAGGGCACAACAACCATCCGCAAAACGAACGCTGTGATGCCCTTGCAGTGATGGCATCCATGCAAAAAGAGCTTTCGGTAGATGCTTTTTATGAGCAACAGGAAGCAAAATGA
- a CDS encoding IPExxxVDY family protein has translation MAVHKLNLGEFDEIDYYLIAIHTSLEDYRLAFFINQILPIRLAKSNNEIQIHIKEGETSFARYHHYDSENDINWDLIQNKNEVVLKKTSPISELFSDQAMVSSKKVFLLPEFKTVDYFLKIENTPEHTIDLPQIKSKLNAINNISTVYTIETNQIKSKNNLIF, from the coding sequence ATGGCTGTTCATAAACTAAATCTTGGCGAATTTGATGAGATAGATTACTATTTAATAGCCATTCATACCTCCCTAGAAGATTATAGATTGGCTTTTTTTATAAACCAAATTCTCCCGATCCGTTTAGCAAAAAGCAACAACGAAATTCAAATACATATCAAAGAAGGCGAAACCAGTTTTGCCAGATACCACCATTATGATTCGGAAAATGATATCAACTGGGATCTAATTCAAAACAAAAACGAAGTAGTTTTAAAAAAAACAAGCCCTATCTCTGAATTGTTTTCGGATCAAGCGATGGTTTCTTCTAAAAAAGTATTTTTGTTGCCCGAATTTAAAACCGTCGATTATTTTTTAAAAATAGAAAACACTCCAGAACACACTATAGATTTGCCTCAAATCAAATCCAAATTAAATGCCATAAACAATATCTCAACGGTGTATACTATTGAGACCAACCAAATCAAATCAAAAAACAATTTAATTTTTTAA
- a CDS encoding PfkB family carbohydrate kinase: MNKLLIVGTVAFDAIETPFGKTDTILGGAATYIGLSASFFNVQSAIVSIVGDDFPQEYLDLLTDRNIDISGLEVVKGGKTFFWRGRYHNDLNSRDTLETQLNVLADFKPQVPENYKNADVVMLGNLHPLVQSAVLDQMETKPKLVVLDTMNFWMDCALTDLLDVIKRVDVITINDEEARQLSGEYSLVKAAAKIQAMGPKYVVIKKGEHGALLFHDQDIFFAPALPLEEVFDPTGAGDTFAGGFAGFITQSENISFENMKNAIIYGSNLASFCVEKFGTERMVALDKEAVLSRLMQFKSLTQFDIEL; this comes from the coding sequence ATGAATAAATTATTGATTGTTGGAACTGTTGCTTTTGATGCAATCGAAACTCCTTTTGGTAAAACAGATACAATTTTAGGCGGAGCAGCTACTTACATTGGTTTATCGGCTTCTTTTTTTAACGTACAGTCTGCTATAGTATCCATAGTTGGAGATGATTTTCCGCAAGAATATTTAGATTTGCTTACAGACAGAAATATAGATATTTCTGGGCTTGAGGTAGTTAAAGGAGGTAAAACTTTTTTCTGGAGAGGTCGTTATCACAATGATCTAAACTCCAGAGACACGCTAGAGACCCAGTTGAATGTCTTGGCAGATTTCAAACCCCAAGTTCCTGAAAACTACAAAAATGCCGATGTGGTTATGCTAGGCAACTTGCATCCATTGGTACAAAGTGCTGTTTTGGATCAAATGGAAACCAAACCAAAATTAGTGGTTTTAGACACCATGAATTTTTGGATGGATTGCGCCCTAACGGATTTGTTAGACGTCATAAAACGAGTAGACGTAATTACCATCAATGATGAAGAGGCGAGACAACTCTCTGGAGAATATTCTTTAGTTAAGGCTGCCGCCAAAATTCAAGCCATGGGACCTAAATATGTAGTAATAAAAAAAGGAGAACATGGCGCTTTATTGTTTCATGACCAGGATATTTTCTTTGCGCCCGCTTTGCCATTAGAAGAAGTCTTTGATCCAACAGGAGCAGGAGACACCTTTGCAGGGGGTTTTGCAGGATTTATCACACAGAGTGAAAACATCTCTTTTGAAAACATGAAAAATGCGATTATTTACGGCTCTAATTTAGCTTCTTTTTGTGTAGAGAAATTTGGAACAGAACGAATGGTAGCCCTAGATAAAGAAGCCGTTTTATCACGCTTGATGCAATTTAAGTCTTTGACACAATTTGATATAGAATTATAA